The following are encoded in a window of Vigna unguiculata cultivar IT97K-499-35 chromosome 8, ASM411807v1, whole genome shotgun sequence genomic DNA:
- the LOC114194768 gene encoding probable N-acetyltransferase HLS1-like isoform X2 gives MAFKKFIIRSYEGHSDRAKVEDLERRCKVAEMENELVGVIQGLIKMVTVHSHPNNMAKVGYVLGLRVSPHSRRKGIGSSLVRRLEEWFTSNGVEYAYMATEKENHASTNLFMEKFCYTKFRTPTILINPVNHHQFQISPDIEIAMVKVEEAESLYRRFMGSTEFFPSDIENILRNKLNLGTWVASFKGDGDFGLDGKVPNNWAMVSVWNCGEIFKLKLGKAPLSCMLFTKSWSLIGRMFPCMKLRTLPNFFSPFGFFFMYGVYQEGPFSGKLVRALCEFVHNMACGSEQCKIVVTEIGGRDDLIHHIPHWKLLSCQDLWCIKALNSEGSNKFGELSNTQPPRTLFVDPREV, from the exons ATGGCATTCAAGAAGTTCATAATCAGAAGCTACGAGGGTCACTCTGATAGAGCTAAGGTAGAAGATCTTGAAAGAAGATGCAAG GTGGCAGAGATGGAGAATGAACTGGTTGGTGTGATTCAAGGCTTGATAAAAATGGTGACAGTTCATAGTCATCCTAATAATATGGCAAAGGTGGGGTATGTTTTAGGCCTCAGAGTTTCTCCTCACAGCAGAAGAAAAGGCATTGGATCAAGTCTTGTGCGAAGGCTAGAAGAATGGTTCACTTCCAACGGTGTGGAATATGCATACATGGCCACAGAGAAAGAAAACCACGCCTCAACGAACCTCTTCATGGAGAAGTTTTGCTACACCAAGTTTAGGACTCCAACTATACTCATAAACCCAGTGAATCACCATCAGTTTCAAATCTCACCCGACATTGAGATAGCCATGGTGAAGGTTGAAGAGGCTGAATCTCTTTACAGAAGATTCATGGGATCCACTGAGTTTTTCCCTAGTGACATAGAGAATATACTGAGGAACAAGCTGAACCTGGGAACTTGGGTGGCTTCTTTCAAAGGTGATGGTGATTTTGGTTTAGATGGAAAAGTTCCTAATAATTGGGCTATGGTTAGTGTTTGGAACTGTGGGGAAATCTTCAAGCTGAAGCTAGGGAAAGCACCTTTGTCATGCATGTTATTCACAAAGAGTTGGAGCTTGATTGGTAGAATGTTCCCATGCATGAAATTGAGAACCTTGCCCAATTTCTTTAGCCCTTTTGGGTTCTTCTTCATGTATGGTGTGTACCAAGAAGGGCCATTTTCTGGAAAGTTGGTTAGGGCATTGTGTGAGTTTGTGCATAACATGGCTTGTGGGAGTGAACAGTGCAAGATCGTTGTGACGGAAATCGGAGGAAGAGATGATCTGATTCATCATATTCCACATTGGAAATTGCTTTCGTGCCAGGACCTGTGGTGCATAAAGGCTTTGAACAGTGAAGGAAGTAACAAGTTTGGTGAATTGAGCAACACTCAGCCACCAAGAACTCTCTTTGTAGACCCACGAGAGGTTTAA
- the LOC114194768 gene encoding probable N-acetyltransferase HLS1 isoform X1, with translation MAFKKFIIRSYEGHSDRAKVEDLERRCKVGPSESVLYTMGDPMCRIRNSPMYIMLVAEMENELVGVIQGLIKMVTVHSHPNNMAKVGYVLGLRVSPHSRRKGIGSSLVRRLEEWFTSNGVEYAYMATEKENHASTNLFMEKFCYTKFRTPTILINPVNHHQFQISPDIEIAMVKVEEAESLYRRFMGSTEFFPSDIENILRNKLNLGTWVASFKGDGDFGLDGKVPNNWAMVSVWNCGEIFKLKLGKAPLSCMLFTKSWSLIGRMFPCMKLRTLPNFFSPFGFFFMYGVYQEGPFSGKLVRALCEFVHNMACGSEQCKIVVTEIGGRDDLIHHIPHWKLLSCQDLWCIKALNSEGSNKFGELSNTQPPRTLFVDPREV, from the exons ATGGCATTCAAGAAGTTCATAATCAGAAGCTACGAGGGTCACTCTGATAGAGCTAAGGTAGAAGATCTTGAAAGAAGATGCAAGGTAGGGCCATCAGAAAGCGTGTTATACACTATGGGTGACCCCATGTGTAGGATTCGGAACAGTCCCATGTACATAATGctg GTGGCAGAGATGGAGAATGAACTGGTTGGTGTGATTCAAGGCTTGATAAAAATGGTGACAGTTCATAGTCATCCTAATAATATGGCAAAGGTGGGGTATGTTTTAGGCCTCAGAGTTTCTCCTCACAGCAGAAGAAAAGGCATTGGATCAAGTCTTGTGCGAAGGCTAGAAGAATGGTTCACTTCCAACGGTGTGGAATATGCATACATGGCCACAGAGAAAGAAAACCACGCCTCAACGAACCTCTTCATGGAGAAGTTTTGCTACACCAAGTTTAGGACTCCAACTATACTCATAAACCCAGTGAATCACCATCAGTTTCAAATCTCACCCGACATTGAGATAGCCATGGTGAAGGTTGAAGAGGCTGAATCTCTTTACAGAAGATTCATGGGATCCACTGAGTTTTTCCCTAGTGACATAGAGAATATACTGAGGAACAAGCTGAACCTGGGAACTTGGGTGGCTTCTTTCAAAGGTGATGGTGATTTTGGTTTAGATGGAAAAGTTCCTAATAATTGGGCTATGGTTAGTGTTTGGAACTGTGGGGAAATCTTCAAGCTGAAGCTAGGGAAAGCACCTTTGTCATGCATGTTATTCACAAAGAGTTGGAGCTTGATTGGTAGAATGTTCCCATGCATGAAATTGAGAACCTTGCCCAATTTCTTTAGCCCTTTTGGGTTCTTCTTCATGTATGGTGTGTACCAAGAAGGGCCATTTTCTGGAAAGTTGGTTAGGGCATTGTGTGAGTTTGTGCATAACATGGCTTGTGGGAGTGAACAGTGCAAGATCGTTGTGACGGAAATCGGAGGAAGAGATGATCTGATTCATCATATTCCACATTGGAAATTGCTTTCGTGCCAGGACCTGTGGTGCATAAAGGCTTTGAACAGTGAAGGAAGTAACAAGTTTGGTGAATTGAGCAACACTCAGCCACCAAGAACTCTCTTTGTAGACCCACGAGAGGTTTAA